The segment CCAATCTTCGCTTTTATTTGTTATTACTGTTACAGGAAGTATCAAAGAAATAAATGAAAAATCTGAACAGATGTGTACAAAAAAAGTGGGGGATGCCATACTTTTTTTGTATATCAAATAAAGGAGAGGAATACTTATGGATAAAAAAGTGCAAGTCTCAGCTAAAATGACATCTAAAAATCAAATCACTGTCCCTAAGAGTGTGCGTCAAACATTAGGCTTGAAAGAGAATCAGAAAGTTATTTTTGAATTCACGCCTGAAGATGAACTTAAAGGGACTAGTGAAAAAACAATTATGGCTTATGAAGACTTTTGGAACAATGAGTTGGTTGTGATGGAAGAACATGCGAGTGATGATACAGAAATCGTTGATTTTGGAGAGGATGTAGGCGAGGAGAAAATCGAATGGTAAAACAAGGGGATATTATTTTTATAGATTTGGTTCCAACAAAAGAGAACGGACTAGCAAAAAAAAACGACCGTGTGTCATCATTAGCAATGACAACTATAACAAGATTTTCAATGCCGTTTTAGTCATGCCAATCAGTAGTGCAACAAAATATTTACAGGAAAAATATCAACGCTCAGGTGCATTTCAAACAATTTTTGATACAGCGATGTATACAATCAAAGGAACGATATTATGTCAAGATATCCGAAGCATCGATTGATCTTAACGCAGTAATCTTCAAATGGCTGATCAAATTGATCCTCAAAAGAAAGAAAGGTTATCAGAGATTGCCAAATATTTTTTCTAACCAATAATGTAACTTTCCAGCGCCCATTTAGGTGGAGTAAGATACATAAAAAGAACCAGAACTCAGAAGTATTCCATCAACTTCTGAGTTTTGGTTCTTTGATAGAGTGTCCATTTTTGCTATCTCAAGAATTGTTTCATCCGAAAGACACGATCAAGGTTCAAGCG is part of the Enterococcus mundtii genome and harbors:
- a CDS encoding AbrB/MazE/SpoVT family DNA-binding domain-containing protein — protein: MDKKVQVSAKMTSKNQITVPKSVRQTLGLKENQKVIFEFTPEDELKGTSEKTIMAYEDFWNNELVVMEEHASDDTEIVDFGEDVGEEKIEW
- a CDS encoding type II toxin-antitoxin system PemK/MazF family toxin, coding for MSNDNYNKIFNAVLVMPISSATKYLQEKYQRSGAFQTIFDTAMYTIKGTILCQDIRSID